The Kineococcus endophyticus genome has a window encoding:
- the tyrS gene encoding tyrosine--tRNA ligase, with product MNDVWDELQWRGLVAHSTDEAALREALATGPLTYYVGFDPTAASLHVGHLVQVLTARRLQQAGHHPLILVGGATGLVGDPRPSAERTMNDPSVVAGWVTGLQAQIAPFLDFDGPTAATMVNNLDWTQSMSTIEFLRDVGKHFSVNRMLDREAVSKRLATTGISFTEFSYVLLQSNDYLQLHRRHGCSLQLGGSDQWGNITAGCELVRRVDQQTVHALATPLLTKADGTKFGKTESGAVWLDPELTSPYAFYQFWLNAEDAKVVDYLKAFSFRSPAEIEELGRQVAENPRARAAQRALAHEVTGIVHGEAAAVAVEEASSALFGGGELDGIDETTLRGALEELPTAAPEESSVRLAQLFADTGLAPSLSGARRTIGEGGAYVNNVKVTDPEATLADVSLLHGRYAVLRRGKKSLAAVALPLPQ from the coding sequence GTGAACGACGTCTGGGACGAACTGCAGTGGCGGGGCCTGGTGGCGCACTCCACCGACGAGGCCGCGCTGCGGGAGGCTCTCGCGACGGGTCCGCTCACCTACTACGTCGGCTTCGACCCCACCGCTGCGAGCCTGCACGTCGGGCACCTCGTCCAGGTGCTCACCGCCCGGCGCCTGCAGCAGGCCGGGCACCACCCGCTGATCCTCGTGGGGGGTGCGACGGGTCTCGTGGGGGACCCGCGGCCCTCGGCGGAGCGGACGATGAACGACCCGAGCGTCGTCGCGGGGTGGGTGACGGGTCTGCAGGCGCAGATCGCGCCGTTCCTCGACTTCGACGGACCGACCGCGGCGACGATGGTCAACAACCTCGACTGGACGCAGTCGATGTCGACGATCGAATTCCTGCGCGACGTCGGCAAGCACTTCAGCGTGAACCGGATGCTCGACCGGGAGGCCGTCAGCAAGCGTCTCGCCACCACGGGCATCTCGTTCACCGAGTTCAGCTACGTCCTGCTGCAGAGCAACGACTACCTCCAGCTGCACCGCCGCCACGGCTGCTCGCTGCAGCTGGGCGGGTCCGACCAGTGGGGGAACATCACCGCCGGCTGCGAGTTGGTACGACGGGTGGACCAGCAGACGGTGCACGCCCTGGCGACGCCGCTGCTGACCAAGGCGGACGGCACCAAGTTCGGCAAGACGGAGTCCGGTGCGGTGTGGCTCGACCCCGAGCTGACGTCGCCCTACGCCTTCTACCAGTTCTGGCTCAACGCCGAGGACGCGAAGGTCGTCGACTACCTCAAGGCGTTCAGCTTCCGCAGCCCGGCTGAGATCGAGGAGCTGGGTCGGCAGGTCGCGGAGAACCCGCGGGCCCGGGCGGCCCAGCGGGCACTGGCGCACGAGGTGACGGGGATCGTGCACGGTGAGGCGGCAGCCGTCGCCGTGGAGGAGGCGTCGTCGGCGTTGTTCGGCGGGGGAGAGCTCGACGGGATCGACGAGACGACGCTGCGGGGTGCGCTGGAGGAGTTGCCCACCGCTGCGCCCGAGGAGTCGAGCGTCCGCCTGGCCCAGTTGTTCGCGGACACCGGCCTGGCGCCCAGCCTCAGCGGTGCCCGCCGGACCATCGGCGAAGGCGGGGCCTACGTCAACAACGTCAAGGTGACCGACCCGGAGGCGACCCTGGCCGACGTGTCCCTGCTGCACGGGCGCTACGCCGTGCTGCGCCGCGGGAAGAAGTCCCTCGCTGCGGTCGCACTTCCGTTGCCGCAGTAG